The genomic DNA CCGTGCTTGTACTATGAAGACGGAAAAAGTATAAGAGAAGCAATGAGAGCGGGGGATATAAAAAAAGCTTGTGAAATTTTAAATCAAGTTTTGGCTGATAAACCTGAAAAAAACAAATGGGAAAATGACGGTAAAGGTGAGATATCTAGCCGTGCATTTTACCAAACAGGCGGCTGATGGTAAATGTAGTCGAGTATTTTACCAGCGTTCAAGGTGAAGGTAAATTTAGTGGTCGCTACTCGCTTTTTATCCGCCTTGGGGGATGCAACCTTTCTTGTAAAGGTTTTGGCGTCAAAATAAAATCCCCAAAAACAGGCGAGATATTAGTTGGGTGCGATACGATCAAAGCAGTGCAGACAGAGCATTTTGAGCATAATAAATTTGATTTTGAAGCTCTTGTAAATTTAGTAAAAGAAACGGAGTTTAAACCACTCATCGTAATAACTGGCGGTGAGCCGCTACTTTGGTATAAAGATGAAGATCTGATCAAATTTATACAGTGGTGTTTTGAGCAAAATTACGAAGTGCATTTTGAAACAAACGGCAGCATTTTTGTTGATTTTGATAAATTTAAAGTGTATAAAAAGTGTAAATTCGCAGTAAGCGTGAAGTTAGCAATAAGCGGCGAGCCAAAATCTAAAAGAATAAACCAAAAAGCCTTACAAGCTATCTTTGCTAACGCAGATGCGTTTTATAAATTTGTGATTTGTAGAAGTGAGCTTGGCGAGATAAACGAGATATTAGAGCTACAAAACGGCGAAGTTTGGTGTATGCCTTTAGGAAAAAATATATCCGAACTAAGTAAAAACGCTAAGAGAGTAGCTGAGTTTTGTATTAAAAACGGCTTTAATTACTCCGACAGACTCCATGTACGCTTATGGAACGACAAAGAAGGCGTGTAATTAGCTAACGAAATAGGCTTTGTCTTTTTAGAGTTTCTTTGCAAGTGGCGATATTTATCTTATCAAAGTAAGCTTAACACTCCAAAAGTATCTGTTTTGCGGCTCTGTAGTCGATATTGCCATGCTCTCCGACGATTAAATTTCTTTGCTTAAAACGTTCGCTTATTAAATTTGCAACGCATGCTTTATCCATACCGAGTTCAGTTAAAGTAGTAGCTATTCCGGTGCTTTTAAAAAAGTTTTCGATCTCGTCTATGCAGCTTTTTGCCACGCTTATCTCATCTCCATCCAGCCCAAAAACTTCGCGTCCCATTTTGGCTAATTTAGCTTTTTTAAACTCGAGATTATATCTTAAAAGTCTAGTTGTAACGACAGCTAAACTAAGTCCGTGATCCAAACCATAAACCGCACTTAGCTCATGACCTATGGCGTGACTTGACCAGTCGCTAGTACATCCTACACTACACCAGCCATTTAGTGCGCAAGTCGCCGCCCAGCATAAATTCGCTCTTGCGTCATAGTTTTGCGGATCGTTTATGGTGATTTTTGCGTTTTTTATCACGGTTTTTATCACCGCAAAACAAAAACCGTCTTGTACATCGGTATTTAGATCCACAGTTGCATACTGTTCTAGTATATGTACGAAAGTATCAACTATACCGTTTTGAATTTGGGCTAGCGGAAGGCTAAAAG from Campylobacter fetus subsp. fetus includes the following:
- a CDS encoding 7-carboxy-7-deazaguanine synthase QueE, which codes for MVNVVEYFTSVQGEGKFSGRYSLFIRLGGCNLSCKGFGVKIKSPKTGEILVGCDTIKAVQTEHFEHNKFDFEALVNLVKETEFKPLIVITGGEPLLWYKDEDLIKFIQWCFEQNYEVHFETNGSIFVDFDKFKVYKKCKFAVSVKLAISGEPKSKRINQKALQAIFANADAFYKFVICRSELGEINEILELQNGEVWCMPLGKNISELSKNAKRVAEFCIKNGFNYSDRLHVRLWNDKEGV
- a CDS encoding iron-containing alcohol dehydrogenase, coding for MNNFSFECPTKIVFGKDTIPKLSNLLPENLKILIIFGGGSVRKNGIYEQVKNALNKHNVSEFWGIEPNPKLETCLKAVNLIKRDGIDFLLSVGGGSVLDATKFIAAAAKFDGDPWDIVSKRAYFDKALPLGCVMSLPATGSEMNCVSVISNDSLKIKRSFRNELLYPKFSIIDPKTTFSLPLAQIQNGIVDTFVHILEQYATVDLNTDVQDGFCFAVIKTVIKNAKITINDPQNYDARANLCWAATCALNGWCSVGCTSDWSSHAIGHELSAVYGLDHGLSLAVVTTRLLRYNLEFKKAKLAKMGREVFGLDGDEISVAKSCIDEIENFFKSTGIATTLTELGMDKACVANLISERFKQRNLIVGEHGNIDYRAAKQILLEC